The Streptomyces sp. Alt3 genome has a segment encoding these proteins:
- a CDS encoding GH25 family lysozyme — MLHGIDVSAYQTEFDTDGLDFVFVKSTEGRSYVNPRLKSQVKRVRDAECVVGFYHFLWPGHAKDQAEYFVEKTPEKEGDLLAVDWEKTGEGTRASSADKDRFIREVKRLRPHHRVLLYCNRSFWTKHDTSSYAGDGLWIADYGKAAAPRIDADWRIHQYTDDPLDKNVADFPSPKALRDWAKA; from the coding sequence GTGCTGCACGGAATCGATGTCAGCGCCTACCAGACGGAATTCGACACGGACGGTCTGGACTTCGTCTTCGTCAAGTCGACGGAGGGCCGCTCCTACGTCAATCCACGGCTGAAAAGTCAGGTGAAACGCGTCAGGGACGCCGAGTGCGTCGTCGGCTTCTACCACTTCCTCTGGCCCGGACACGCGAAGGACCAGGCGGAGTACTTCGTGGAGAAGACCCCGGAGAAGGAGGGAGACCTCCTCGCCGTCGACTGGGAAAAGACAGGGGAGGGCACGCGCGCGAGCAGTGCGGACAAGGACCGCTTCATCCGCGAGGTGAAAAGACTGAGGCCTCATCACCGTGTGCTCCTCTACTGCAACCGCTCCTTCTGGACCAAGCACGACACCAGCTCCTACGCCGGCGACGGGCTCTGGATCGCCGACTACGGCAAGGCGGCCGCACCGCGGATCGACGCCGACTGGCGTATCCACCAGTACACCGACGACCCCCTCGACAAGAACGTCGCCGATTTCCCGTCACCCAAGGCGCTGCGGGACTGGGCCAAGGCCTGA
- a CDS encoding NADPH-dependent F420 reductase codes for MRPCDSACHSHTCPAGSLPSSALLQNRFGSRNSVRSPGVGDPARLPFTRGTPHRKVGFMKIGIIGAGNIGGNLVRRLTALGHDVSVANSRGPETLKALAEETGATAVTASETARGARIVVVTVPLKAVPDLPSGILDGAAKDVAVIDTGNYYPQQRDGRISAIEDGLAESRWTEKQIGRAVVKAFNGTYAQDILDRGTPQGTPGRQALPVAGDDPAAKQAVRDLIDELGFDTVDAGGIDESWRQQPGTPVYGNRGDAEAITKALADASPERTADWRA; via the coding sequence GTGAGACCTTGTGATTCCGCTTGCCACTCGCATACCTGCCCAGCGGGGTCTCTCCCATCCTCCGCCCTGCTGCAGAACCGATTCGGCAGCCGGAATAGTGTCCGCTCCCCCGGGGTTGGTGATCCGGCGAGACTCCCTTTCACTCGAGGCACTCCGCATCGGAAGGTCGGATTCATGAAGATCGGCATCATCGGGGCAGGAAACATCGGCGGCAATCTCGTCCGGCGCCTCACGGCTCTGGGGCACGACGTCTCCGTCGCCAACTCGCGCGGGCCCGAAACGCTCAAGGCTCTGGCCGAGGAGACCGGGGCGACTGCGGTCACGGCCTCGGAGACGGCGCGGGGAGCCCGGATCGTCGTGGTGACCGTCCCTCTCAAAGCCGTCCCGGATCTGCCCTCGGGCATTCTCGACGGAGCGGCGAAGGACGTCGCCGTCATCGACACGGGCAACTACTACCCTCAGCAGCGTGACGGACGTATCTCCGCCATCGAGGACGGGCTGGCGGAGAGCCGCTGGACCGAGAAGCAGATCGGCCGCGCCGTGGTCAAGGCGTTCAACGGCACCTACGCCCAGGACATCCTGGACAGGGGCACCCCGCAGGGCACACCCGGGCGGCAGGCCCTTCCGGTCGCCGGCGACGACCCGGCGGCCAAGCAGGCGGTCCGTGACCTGATCGACGAGCTGGGCTTCGACACCGTCGACGCGGGAGGCATCGACGAGTCCTGGCGCCAGCAGCCGGGCACGCCCGTGTACGGAAACCGGGGTGACGCGGAAGCCATCACCAAGGCCCTGGCCGACGCGTCCCCCGAGCGCACCGCCGACTGGCGCGCCTGA